A stretch of the Filimonas lacunae genome encodes the following:
- a CDS encoding TonB-dependent receptor, which yields MLRIARVLALFLLIALVTPVLLVAQITSSQVTGRITGAKNQVLEGATIKLFSPATGSSYNTQTNKDGRYILTNLNPGGPYLLTITYVGLKTEEKNDISLSLGTNTINFRLQDEAASTLETVVVKGSAGRSGIKNGSGIQISQNQLRNLPQISRSLQDVTRVTPQSSNNSFMGTNFRYNNVTLDGAINNDAIGFSPSLGGQTNASGQPGSSTRTNPVSMDAIQDIQVYLAPYDVKIGNFLGGSINAVTRSGTNEVHGSIYGFGRNATLIGKNNAGDKSKLPSDFYEYQTGFRVGFPIIKNKLWFFTNQEITRRQDPVILAAGSPDMGIITQAEAVQISDYMKSNYGIDAGSYSNYKIYSRSNKYFNRLDWKINDKNTLSIRNNTITSEATNLERDQQNFRFGSIDFKQVNNQTSTVAELKTRFSNSLSNNLVLGYSSIHDYRDPLSNPALPQIQISNRGGVIYLGSDREASIFNMKQKTFEFTDNVTYLKGNHTFTFGTHNEFYNINYGFVNSWNGRVEYSSLANFLANAPSRVRTNYNYTNNTRDYIIANPPAEFKVNLYSVYAQDEIQVGSKLKITPGVRFDVADMPNKQPLSTKTTGAPVDANYGNTYSYTLPKNIKNDFLGQVQVSPRVGFNYDVLGNQSLIVRGGTGLFTGRIPFAWLGYAYYNNGVTYGSYDQQASKKAFVAGTDPIRDGTSKSNAMANFAELNGQNTTDATGPTQVDLIDNNFKMPQAWRSSLAVEYTTPNQWKFSVEGIYTKVIYDLKFQQINYVDNPIYMPYDTKKQQPIYSNNKINSLYTNAYLLSNTKQGYRYSITGQVNKTFPFGLNVMAAYTYGTSKDITNGIRNSMESNWQLNQALSPNSPSLAYSNFDIRHRIVSVVNYKLNWNGDNKFVSNFSFFFNTQSGTPFSYGLLSAINGTGQQVSLVYIPTADQAVNFFNDIAGGKTATQQAADFNAYIDGNKYLSSRRGDFTQRNGGRTPWNTQLDFRFAQDFNLKARKRTHTFTLTYDIINLTNLLNGAWGRQYFSPNTYNSTTDIGLKLSTAGTASTYPKYTFTTPTSKPYSTDFFASRYQMQLGLRYSF from the coding sequence ATGCTACGAATTGCCAGAGTATTGGCTTTGTTTTTATTAATTGCCCTGGTGACCCCTGTGTTACTGGTGGCACAAATTACCAGTTCGCAGGTAACCGGTAGAATTACCGGAGCCAAAAACCAGGTGCTCGAAGGCGCCACTATCAAGCTATTTAGCCCGGCTACCGGAAGCAGCTATAATACTCAGACTAACAAAGACGGCCGTTACATTCTTACCAACCTTAATCCAGGTGGGCCGTATCTTCTCACTATTACTTACGTAGGTTTAAAAACTGAAGAAAAGAATGATATCAGTCTTTCTTTAGGTACTAATACCATCAACTTCCGTTTACAGGATGAAGCTGCATCTACATTGGAAACAGTAGTAGTAAAGGGTTCTGCTGGACGCAGTGGTATTAAAAATGGCTCTGGCATTCAAATCAGCCAGAATCAGTTAAGAAACCTGCCACAGATAAGCCGCAGCTTACAGGATGTTACCCGTGTTACTCCTCAAAGCAGCAACAACTCATTTATGGGTACCAACTTTCGTTACAATAACGTAACGCTGGATGGTGCTATCAACAATGACGCTATTGGCTTCAGCCCTTCATTAGGTGGTCAAACCAACGCATCTGGTCAGCCCGGAAGCAGCACCCGTACCAACCCGGTATCTATGGATGCTATCCAGGATATTCAGGTGTATCTGGCTCCATACGATGTAAAAATCGGTAACTTCTTAGGTGGTTCTATCAATGCGGTAACCCGCAGTGGTACCAATGAGGTACATGGTTCTATTTATGGCTTTGGCCGTAACGCTACCTTAATTGGTAAAAATAATGCTGGCGACAAATCTAAATTGCCGTCTGATTTTTACGAGTATCAAACGGGATTCCGTGTAGGTTTCCCTATTATCAAGAATAAATTATGGTTCTTTACCAACCAGGAAATTACCCGCAGACAAGATCCTGTTATCCTGGCTGCCGGTTCTCCTGATATGGGAATTATCACACAAGCAGAAGCGGTACAGATTTCTGATTACATGAAATCTAATTATGGCATAGATGCAGGTTCTTACAGCAACTATAAAATTTATTCAAGGTCTAATAAGTACTTTAACCGTTTAGACTGGAAAATAAATGATAAGAACACATTAAGCATTCGTAATAATACTATTACTTCTGAGGCTACTAACCTGGAGCGTGATCAGCAGAATTTCCGTTTTGGCAGCATAGACTTTAAGCAGGTGAATAACCAGACTTCTACTGTGGCGGAATTAAAAACACGCTTTTCAAACAGTTTGTCTAACAACCTGGTATTAGGTTATTCCAGCATTCATGATTATCGTGATCCATTGTCTAACCCTGCGCTGCCACAAATTCAAATCAGCAACAGAGGTGGTGTTATTTACTTGGGTTCTGACCGTGAGGCCAGCATCTTCAACATGAAGCAAAAAACATTTGAATTCACAGACAACGTAACTTACCTGAAAGGTAATCACACTTTCACTTTTGGTACACACAACGAGTTTTACAACATCAATTATGGTTTTGTGAACTCATGGAATGGTCGTGTAGAATACAGCAGCCTTGCTAATTTCCTGGCCAACGCTCCTTCACGTGTACGTACCAATTACAATTACACCAATAATACCAGGGATTACATCATTGCTAACCCGCCTGCAGAGTTTAAAGTAAACCTGTACAGCGTATATGCCCAGGATGAAATTCAAGTAGGTTCAAAACTGAAAATTACACCAGGTGTTCGTTTTGATGTAGCTGACATGCCTAACAAACAACCTTTAAGTACTAAAACTACCGGTGCTCCTGTAGATGCTAATTATGGCAATACCTATAGTTATACTTTGCCTAAGAATATTAAAAATGATTTCCTTGGACAAGTACAGGTGTCGCCACGTGTAGGTTTTAACTATGATGTTTTGGGTAATCAAAGCCTGATTGTTAGAGGTGGTACTGGTTTATTCACTGGTCGTATTCCTTTCGCATGGTTAGGTTATGCCTACTATAACAACGGTGTTACTTATGGTTCTTACGATCAGCAGGCTTCTAAAAAGGCATTTGTTGCGGGTACAGATCCTATCAGGGATGGTACCAGCAAAAGTAATGCTATGGCCAACTTTGCTGAGTTGAACGGACAGAACACAACAGATGCTACAGGTCCTACGCAAGTAGACTTGATTGATAATAACTTTAAAATGCCACAAGCGTGGAGAAGCAGTTTGGCTGTAGAATATACTACACCTAACCAGTGGAAATTCAGCGTAGAAGGTATCTATACCAAGGTTATTTACGATCTGAAGTTTCAACAGATCAACTATGTAGATAATCCTATTTACATGCCTTATGATACTAAGAAGCAACAGCCTATTTATTCCAATAACAAAATCAATTCGCTGTACACCAACGCCTATTTGTTAAGCAACACCAAGCAGGGGTATCGTTACAGCATTACCGGCCAGGTGAACAAAACCTTCCCATTCGGCTTAAACGTAATGGCAGCTTATACCTATGGTACGTCTAAAGATATTACCAATGGTATCCGCAACTCAATGGAAAGTAACTGGCAGTTAAACCAGGCATTAAGTCCTAACAGCCCAAGCCTGGCATATTCTAACTTTGACATCCGTCACCGCATAGTATCTGTTGTAAATTATAAATTGAACTGGAATGGCGATAACAAGTTTGTTTCTAATTTCTCCTTCTTCTTCAATACACAATCTGGTACACCATTCTCTTATGGTTTATTAAGCGCTATCAACGGTACCGGCCAGCAGGTAAGTCTGGTGTATATCCCTACTGCTGATCAGGCTGTTAACTTCTTCAATGATATTGCCGGAGGTAAAACTGCAACACAACAGGCTGCTGATTTCAACGCCTACATTGACGGTAACAAATACCTGAGTTCAAGAAGAGGGGATTTCACACAACGTAACGGCGGCCGTACTCCATGGAATACGCAACTGGATTTCCGTTTCGCACAGGACTTTAACCTGAAAGCCCGTAAGCGTACGCATACATTTACGCTTACTTATGATATCATTAACCTGACCAACCTGCTGAATGGTGCATGGGGTCGTCAGTATTTC